One window of Acanthochromis polyacanthus isolate Apoly-LR-REF ecotype Palm Island chromosome 19, KAUST_Apoly_ChrSc, whole genome shotgun sequence genomic DNA carries:
- the LOC110949058 gene encoding SH3 and multiple ankyrin repeat domains protein 1-like translates to MLGNNEHFYPGQDDKDGEDEEEEEEQGGEDREDEGGRDTENGGLEGLEDKEMTGGRQSWEGKGGEVVKPAAIVVGRQRIDRPLRPGNLGNRGINYMPNLGPVHQQVANKQQQYLLAAKRRALMERSMTTVAPLEDTFLTMMVFRIGIPDIKQTRCLQFDQDCTVWNAKQQIICSLNESLWDAYNYGLFQPAGDGRDAKFLEEERPLRDYSQSLEKGVPYLEFRYKTRVYKQTNLDEKALAKLSTKASLKKFLDYVQTGAIEKMAKVLDKGLDPNFHDPDTGETPLSVAMQAGLSVEGIRVLVQGGTHLDFRSRDGFTALHKAVRAHNHAGLLALLSLGMSPDLKDRCGLTPLYHTVLTGGDTSCCETLLYYRARLGTRDENGWDETHQHRDEEEFGMEEIHKACQNGFAQHLEHLLFYGADTTSQNASGNTALHISALYNKESCVRVLLYRGANKEAKNKHGQTPFQLSVMSGHFELGEIIKNHKDSDIVPFLESPKFVPKRKESSHTLPLPSHLSHPLLRANSDNTMTQSDPLALPIKAATNPNPVQGQRRASIGVRSSSSPRTRTRSPSRGRGGQSDTEERHRQPRGRQVATSAGSGGAQMKRMYSAVPGRVYVATRAHSASGDRELSLSKGDKVKVLSVGEGGYWEGTVKGRTGWFPSECVQEVAAPSKDNRTETRSEKAKRKLFRNVTVGAYDGTDGPSDYIIKEKTVLLQKKDNEGFGFVLRGAKAQTPIEEFTPTPAFPALQYLESVDEGGVAWRAGLRMGDFLIEVNGQNVVKVGHRQVVNMIRQGGNSLMVKVVMVARNPELEDTARKRAPQQTKRLTPPAIALRSKSMTSELEDMAASPWKKKADYESSQGPDKKRTVYQMALNKLDEILAAAQHTITSDNQGQRGHGGKRDRSKSIVPNVSNEQPYEQQSSVSMVQPGPGFGYNQAHFQPGHGPQHAVMMRQKSIGVTEEERQYLHPPAMKLARSLSVPGPEEIPPPPNTSAPEPPLSAGPHPGRGPAMPIPPVSQPHYQIHSQPGHPTQASWERGGTGGMNQQVMVPTLRRQSEGLCIREPDVPRRGGGKMGGLRRGYSSATPPTSAKPKAQQAPQHHPHVPNREQVGGAGRGVARRGGRGALMKQSKVEDGLRQHRGKEVQLKRRAPSPSPPSLSKHPPPAAAAEAARVAAWRLSPLRMPKTKLPLTQPQTAPIPAYPHHSPPCHLSPLYPLLCRHRLLQILFPRSNTWIIWITLQP, encoded by the exons ATGCTGGGAAATAATGAGCACTTTTATCCCGGTCAGGATGACAAAGATggggaggatgaagaggaggaagaggagcagggaGGAGAAGACAGAGAAGATGAAGGTGGACGTGACACGGAGAATGGAGGATTAGAGGGTCTGGAGGACAAGGAAATGACGGGAGGACGACAATCCTGGGAAGGGAAAGGTGGAGAGGTGGTGAAACCAGCAGCCATTGTGGTCGGCAGACAGAGAATAGACCGGCCACTGAGGCCGGGCAACCTGGGCAACAGGGGTATCAATTATATGCCCAATCTAGGCCCAGTACATCAACAAGTTGCCAATAAGCAGCAGCAGTATCTCTTGGCAGCAAAGAGACGAGCTCTCATGGAGCGCAGCATGACCACAGTGGCTCCGCTGGAGGACACTTTCCTGACCATGATGGTGTTCCGCATCGGGATTCCTGACATCAAACAAACA AGGTGTCTCCAGTTTGACCAGGACTGCACAGTGTGGAACGCCAAGCAGCAGATCATCTGCTCCCTCAACGAGTCGCTGTGGGATGCCTACAACTATGGCCTCTTCCAGCCCGCTGGAGACGGGCGGGACGCCAAGTTCCTAGAGGAGGAGCGACCCCTGCGGGACTATTCACAGTCCTTGGAGAAAGGGGTGCCTTACCTGGAG TTTAGGTACAAAACCAGAGTTTATAAACAGACCAATCTGGATGAAAAGGCTCTCGCTAAACTCAGCACAAAG GCCAGTCTGAAGAAGTTTCTGGATTACGTTCAGACAGGCGCAATagagaaaatggcaaaagtccTTGATAAAGGTCTGGATCCAAATTTTCATGACCCTGACACTGGAG AGACCCCGCTCTCTGTGGCCATGCAGGCGGGCCTGTCGGTGGAGGGCATCAGGGTGTTGGTGCAGGGCGGCACTCACCTCGACTTCAGGAGCAGAGACGGCTTCACAGCGTTGCACAAAGCAGTTCGGGCTCACAATCATGCTGGGCTGCTG GCTCTCTTGTCCCTTGGAATGTCTCCAGACCTCAAAGACCGCTGTGGCCTGACCCCGCTGTACCACACTGTGCTGACAGGGGGAGACACCTCCTGCTGTGAGACTTTGCTCTATTACAGGGCGAGGCTGGGGACGAGGGATGAGAATGGCTGGGATGAGACCCATCAG CACAGGGATGAAGAGGAGTTTGGAATGGAAGAAATACATAAG GCTTGCCAGAATGGCTTTGCACAGCACTTGGAGCATCTGCTGTTTTATGGGGCAGACACCACTTCACAAAATGCCTCAGGGAACACTGCACTTCACATCTCTGCCCTGTACAACAAG GAAAGCTGTGTCCGTGTTCTTCTGTACAGGGGAGCAAATAAGGAGGCAAAGAACAAACATGGTCAGACCCCTTTTCAG CTATCTGTAATGTCTGGTCACTTTGAACTCGGAGAAATCATCAAAAACCACAAAGATTCTGACATAG TGCCCTTTTTGGAATCACCAAAGTTTGTTCCCAAGCGAAAAGAGAGCTCCCACACCCTGCCTCTCCCTTCACATCTTTCCCATCCCCTCCTGCGTGCTAATAGCGACAACACCATGACCCAGTCCGACCCTCTGGCCCTCCCCATCAAGGCTGCAACCAACCCCAACCCAGTACAG GGCCAGCGCAGAGCCTCCATCGGCGTGAGAAGCTCCAGCAGCCCCAGAACTCGTACTCGCTCCCCCtccagaggaagaggaggccaaAGCGACACAGAGGAGAGGCACCGGCAGCCACGGGGGAGACAGGT TGCGACCTCGGCGGGCAGCGGGGGCGCTCAGATGAAGCGTATGTACAGTGCAGTTCCAGGACGAGTGTATGTAGCCACTCGTGCCCACTCTGCTAGTGGAGACAGAGAGCTCTCGCTTAGCAAAGGGGACAAAGTTAAAG TGTTAAGTGTAGGAGAAGGAGGATACTGGGAGGGAACAGTGAAAGGTCGCACTGGCTGGTTTCCTTCAGAATGTGTGCAGGAGGTGGCGGCTCCCAGCAAAGACAAtcgaacag AGACCCGCAGTGAGAAAGCCAAGAGGAAGCTTTTCCGTAACGTCACTGTCGGAGCCTACGATGGCACGGATGGCCCCAG TGACTACATCATTAAGGAGAAGACAGTGCTCCTACAGAAGAAAGACAATGAAGGCTTTGGCTTTGTGCTTAGGGGAGCCAAAG CTCAGACTCCCATAGAGGAGTTCACTCCAACGCCAGCATTCCCCGCGCTGCAGTACCTGGAGTCTGTTGATGAGGGGGGCGTGGCGTGGAGAGCGGGTCTGAGGATGGGGGATTTCCTCATCGAG GTTAACGGCCAGAATGTGGTGAAGGTTGGTCATCGGCAGGTGGTCAACATGATCCGGCAGGGCGGCAACAGTCTCATGGTCAAAGTTGTGATGGTTGCTCGGAACCCTGAGCTGGAGGACACGGCTCGAAAAAGAG CCCCGCAGCAGACTAAAAGACTGACTCCTCCTGCCATTGCCCTGCGCTCCAAGTCAATGACATCAGAGCTGGAAGACATGG CTGCCTCTCCGTGGAAAAAGAAAGCAG ACTATGAGTCCTCTCAGGGTCCTGATAAGAAGAGGACAGTCTATCAGATGGCGTTAA ATAAACTGGATGAAATCTTGGCTGCTGCCCAACACACTATTACATCAGACAACCAGGGCCAGAGAGGTCATGGAGGCAAGAGGGACCGGAGCAAGAGTATTGTTCCTAATGTCTCTAATGAG CAACCCTACGAGCAGCAGTCATCAGTGAGCATGGTACAGCCGGGACCAGGATTTGGCTACAACCAGGCTCATTTTCAACCAGGCCACGGTCCTCAGCACGCAGTCATGATGCGTCAAAAATCTATTG GTGTAACAGAGGAGGAAAGGCAATACCTCCACCCACCTGCCATGAAGTTGGCTCGCAGCTTGTCAGTGCCAGGACCAGAAGAAATCCCCCCACCTCCTAACACATCTGCACCAGAGCCACCTTTATCTGCGGGCCCTCATCCTGGGAGAGGTCCTGCCATGCCTATACCCCCTGTATCTCAACCCCACTACCAGATCCACTCTCAGCCAGGCCACCCTACTCAAGCCAGCTGGGAGAGGGGAGGAACTGGTGGGATGAACCAGCAGGTCATGGTTCCCACACTCCGCAGACAGTCGGAAGGACTGTGCATCAGAGAGCCAGACGTGCCCAGGAGGGGTGGTGGCAAGATGGGAGGGTTAAGGAGAGGCTACAGCAGTGCTACACCACCAACGAGCGCTAAGCCCAAGGCCCAACAGGCACCACAGCATCACCCGCATGTGCCCAACAGGGAGCAGGTTGGAGGGGCTGGCAGAGGGGTGGCAAGGAGGGGAGGACGGGGTGCCTTGATGAAGCAATCAAAAGTTGAAGACGGACTGAGACAGCATCGGGGAAAGGAGGTGCAGCTAAAGAGAAGAGCTCCATCCCCATCCCCACCATCATTGTCAAAGCAccctccaccagcagcagcgGCCGAAGCAGCCAGGGTAGCAGCATGGAGGCTGAGCCCTCTCAGGATGCCGAAGACCAAACTTCCATTGACGCAGCCCCAGACAGCCCCAATACCAGCCTACCCTCACCACTCACCCCCTTGCCACCTCAGCCCCCTATACCCACTTCTTTGCCGTCATCGACTGTTGCAAATTCTGTTTCCTCGCAGCAACACCTGGATAATTTGGATTACACTTCAACCTTAG